In Pseudofrankia saprophytica, one genomic interval encodes:
- a CDS encoding DUF4407 domain-containing protein has translation MTGAGPLIGAPFRAMGRFMLWLSTANLEVLERFPSDRPKYIGLGSSVFITSSVAAVSASFALHMGLKLPVAICVIAGFLWGCAILGFDRWLLATAGRGNLLLLLPRAGLAVLIGIVVSTPFVLQMFQPEISSEINFIHAEREAAFIQKSSTDQRGARIDALEKQDAAFKKQLQDLGKPFNEDDYEPVRTAKADLKKAQDDFTTADNNYTCEYLGRSDCGSPIGASGKPGDGPYLQQLSGIRDRAQTALTTAQGKYTTAHDNALAAYNSSTGTERPSITANITRVETELRTLRTAVDADTKRFRDQNADDTGLLIRIEALDRLTSERPSMRTAHLLLLLFITAIECLPILFKLFMSLGKKNKYEEALEIEEREHLAISQAQSRQKRAAALIYDQDALREAQAARDRRDAAIEELANKTIDSQVKLAEDALDRWTQEQRRRIQRDPGEYLANGPTPAPTLLPPSQRQPPENWEDARNGAGGRAGMDDLRRREWPPPRRDEQPRRGAERPVAPADGRPGPARPAGDAPGFVPRVPATEPNRAEPNGAGGRATRGAEGGGRQRPAGPGPVPADAARADRARPDATRADAARADQARPAGPVPPGQARRDRSADPTEGGFDEGPDLW, from the coding sequence ATGACAGGCGCCGGGCCGCTCATCGGCGCGCCGTTTCGGGCCATGGGCCGGTTCATGTTGTGGCTTTCCACGGCGAACCTCGAGGTTCTGGAACGTTTCCCGTCCGACCGGCCGAAGTACATAGGCCTCGGCAGCTCGGTGTTCATCACCTCGTCGGTGGCCGCCGTCTCGGCGTCCTTCGCGCTGCACATGGGGCTGAAGCTGCCGGTGGCGATCTGCGTGATCGCCGGCTTCCTCTGGGGCTGCGCGATCCTGGGCTTCGACCGCTGGCTGCTCGCCACCGCCGGGCGCGGCAACCTGTTGCTCCTGCTGCCGCGCGCCGGGCTCGCCGTCCTCATCGGCATCGTCGTCTCGACGCCGTTCGTTCTGCAGATGTTCCAGCCGGAGATCAGTTCAGAGATCAACTTTATCCACGCCGAACGGGAGGCGGCGTTCATCCAGAAGTCCAGCACTGACCAGCGCGGCGCCCGGATCGATGCGTTGGAAAAGCAGGACGCCGCCTTCAAGAAGCAGCTGCAAGATCTTGGGAAGCCGTTCAACGAGGACGACTACGAGCCCGTCCGGACCGCGAAGGCCGACCTGAAGAAGGCGCAGGACGACTTCACCACCGCCGATAACAACTACACCTGTGAGTACCTTGGCCGGTCAGACTGCGGCAGCCCGATCGGTGCCTCCGGCAAACCCGGCGACGGCCCCTACCTCCAGCAGCTCTCCGGCATCAGGGACCGGGCCCAGACCGCCCTCACGACCGCCCAGGGCAAATACACCACGGCCCACGACAACGCGCTCGCGGCGTACAACAGCTCCACCGGGACGGAGCGTCCCTCCATCACCGCGAACATCACGAGGGTCGAGACCGAACTGCGCACGCTGCGAACCGCGGTCGACGCCGACACGAAACGTTTCCGAGACCAGAACGCCGACGACACCGGCCTGCTGATCCGGATCGAGGCGCTGGACAGGCTCACCAGCGAGCGTCCGTCGATGCGCACCGCCCATCTGTTGCTGCTGCTGTTCATCACCGCGATCGAGTGCCTGCCGATCCTGTTCAAGCTGTTCATGTCGCTCGGGAAGAAGAACAAGTACGAGGAGGCACTGGAGATCGAGGAGCGGGAGCATCTCGCCATCTCCCAGGCACAGAGCCGGCAGAAGCGGGCCGCGGCGCTGATCTACGACCAGGACGCGCTGCGGGAGGCACAGGCGGCCAGGGACAGGCGGGACGCCGCGATCGAGGAGCTGGCCAACAAGACCATCGACAGCCAGGTGAAGCTCGCCGAGGACGCGCTCGACCGCTGGACCCAGGAGCAGCGCAGGCGCATCCAGCGTGACCCCGGCGAGTATCTGGCGAACGGCCCGACGCCGGCGCCTACCCTGCTCCCGCCCTCCCAGCGGCAGCCGCCCGAGAACTGGGAGGACGCGCGGAACGGCGCTGGCGGACGCGCCGGTATGGATGACCTGCGGCGGCGGGAGTGGCCACCGCCGAGGAGGGACGAGCAGCCGCGACGCGGCGCCGAGCGACCGGTCGCCCCGGCGGACGGCAGGCCAGGCCCGGCTCGCCCCGCCGGCGACGCACCCGGCTTCGTCCCACGCGTCCCGGCGACCGAGCCGAACCGCGCCGAGCCGAACGGCGCTGGCGGACGGGCGACGCGCGGTGCCGAGGGTGGTGGGCGGCAGCGACCCGCGGGGCCAGGCCCGGTTCCTGCTGACGCGGCCCGCGCTGACCGGGCCCGCCCTGACGCGACGCGCGCTGACGCGGCCCGCGCTGACCAGGCGCGCCCCGCCGGACCGGTGCCACCGGGCCAGGCGAGGCGGGATCGATCCGCGGACCCGACGGAGGGCGGGTTCGACGAGGGTCCCGACCTGTGGTGA